One genomic segment of Mycolicibacterium psychrotolerans includes these proteins:
- a CDS encoding HAD-IA family hydrolase, which produces MLDSSAGVARLRRGDLVIFDLDGTLTDSAEGIVASFRHALTAVGATVPEGDLVSRIVGPPMLHTLESMGLGERVDGAIAAYRADYTSRGWSMNRPFTGVPDLLADLAAAGVRLAVATSKAEPTARRILAHFELDGRFEVIAGASVDGTRARKADVLAHALDQLAPVPDRVVMIGDRSHDVEGAAAHGIGTIVVDWGYGRDDFTDRPSGALAHVDSVDALREVLGV; this is translated from the coding sequence ATGCTGGACAGCTCAGCCGGCGTCGCCCGCCTGCGCCGCGGCGATCTGGTGATCTTCGATCTGGACGGCACCCTGACCGACTCCGCCGAGGGCATCGTGGCCAGCTTCCGCCACGCCCTGACCGCCGTCGGCGCCACCGTTCCCGAGGGTGACCTGGTCAGCCGCATCGTCGGGCCGCCCATGCTGCACACGCTGGAGTCGATGGGGTTGGGTGAGCGCGTCGACGGGGCGATCGCGGCCTACCGCGCGGACTACACGAGCCGCGGCTGGTCGATGAACCGGCCCTTCACGGGCGTCCCGGACCTGCTGGCCGACCTGGCGGCGGCCGGGGTGCGGTTGGCGGTGGCCACGTCGAAGGCCGAGCCGACCGCGCGGCGCATCCTCGCCCACTTCGAACTCGACGGCCGGTTCGAGGTGATCGCAGGCGCCAGCGTCGACGGCACCCGCGCACGCAAGGCCGACGTGCTGGCCCACGCCCTCGATCAGCTCGCGCCGGTCCCCGACCGGGTGGTGATGATCGGCGACCGGTCGCACGACGTCGAGGGCGCCGCGGCGCACGGCATCGGCACCATCGTCGTCGACTGGGGCTACGGCCGCGACGACTTCACCGACCGCCCCAGCGGTGCGCTGGCCCATGTCGACAGCGTCGACGCCCTGCGGGAGGTGCTGGGTGTCTGA
- a CDS encoding Nif3-like dinuclear metal center hexameric protein, translating to MTVRLADVIEVLDTAYPPRLAQSWDSVGLVCGDPSEPVESVTVAVDATAEVVATVPERGLLLAHHPLLLRGVDTVAADTAKGALLHAMIRTGRALFTAHTNADSADPGVSDALAAALGLEVTDVLSPVPAGPALDKWGVYVPPENADAVRAAMFGAGAGQVGDYSQCSWSASGLGQFLPGDGASPAIGSVGTVEHVAEYRVEMVAPRSRRTAVVAALRGAHPYEEPAFDVVALDTPPAGTGLGRIAVLAEPEPLPAFVSRVRRGLPATSWGVRASGDPTTTVSRVALCGGAGDSLLAEVAGAGVQAYVTADLRHHPADEHRRVSGVALVDVAHWASEFPWCGQAAHLLHQHFGDALPVTVSEVRTDPWNVEEAADES from the coding sequence ATGACGGTGCGGCTCGCCGACGTCATCGAGGTGCTCGACACGGCCTACCCGCCGCGGCTGGCGCAGAGCTGGGACTCCGTCGGCCTGGTGTGCGGCGATCCCTCGGAGCCGGTCGAGTCGGTGACGGTCGCAGTGGACGCGACGGCCGAGGTGGTGGCGACGGTGCCCGAACGCGGCCTGCTGCTGGCGCACCATCCTCTGCTGCTGCGCGGGGTGGACACGGTGGCCGCCGACACCGCCAAGGGCGCTCTGCTGCACGCCATGATCCGGACCGGCCGCGCACTGTTCACCGCGCACACCAACGCCGACAGCGCCGACCCGGGCGTCTCCGACGCGCTGGCCGCTGCGCTGGGCCTGGAGGTCACCGACGTCCTGTCCCCGGTGCCGGCCGGACCCGCGCTCGACAAGTGGGGCGTGTACGTCCCGCCCGAGAACGCCGACGCGGTGCGGGCGGCGATGTTCGGCGCAGGCGCGGGTCAGGTCGGCGACTACTCGCAGTGCAGTTGGAGCGCCTCGGGCCTCGGCCAGTTCCTGCCCGGGGACGGCGCCTCGCCGGCGATCGGCTCTGTCGGGACGGTGGAACACGTCGCTGAATACCGGGTGGAGATGGTGGCGCCCCGGTCGCGGCGGACCGCGGTTGTCGCCGCCCTGCGCGGCGCCCATCCGTACGAAGAGCCCGCGTTCGACGTCGTGGCGCTGGACACTCCGCCGGCGGGCACCGGGTTGGGTCGCATCGCCGTCCTCGCCGAACCGGAACCGTTGCCGGCCTTCGTCTCTCGCGTCCGCCGCGGCCTGCCCGCGACGTCATGGGGCGTTCGCGCCTCCGGTGACCCGACGACGACGGTGTCGCGGGTCGCGCTGTGCGGCGGGGCGGGTGACTCCCTGCTCGCCGAGGTGGCCGGCGCCGGAGTGCAGGCCTACGTCACCGCCGACCTGCGGCATCATCCCGCCGACGAACACCGCCGCGTCTCCGGCGTCGCACTCGTCGACGTCGCACACTGGGCCAGCGAGTTCCCGTGGTGCGGACAGGCGGCCCACCTCCTGCACCAGCACTTCGGCGACGCCCTGCCCGTCACCGTGTCCGAGGTGCGCACCGACCCATGGAATGTCGAGGAAGCAGCCGATGAAAGCTGA
- a CDS encoding zinc ribbon domain-containing protein, translating to MKADVSQQRSLLELAELDAEISRLEHRVKNLPEQSRLESAQGAHREANDRLAAVQLALADLDAQIAKFESEIDGVRQREDRDRKLLEGGTVDAKQLTELQHELETLQRRQASLEDSLLEVMERREELAADQDRELAGIDDLQTALTDAQQSCDSARTHLSQLKHQRVSRREELVAAIDEALVSLYERQRARGGVGAGQLQGRRCGACRIEIDKGELARIAAAADDEVLRCPECNAILLRVKETGA from the coding sequence ATGAAAGCTGATGTTTCGCAGCAACGTTCACTGCTGGAGCTGGCCGAGCTCGACGCGGAGATCAGCCGGCTCGAGCACCGGGTGAAGAACCTTCCCGAGCAGTCGAGGCTGGAGAGCGCGCAAGGCGCCCACCGCGAGGCCAACGACCGGCTGGCCGCGGTCCAGCTCGCGCTCGCCGACCTGGACGCGCAGATCGCGAAGTTCGAGAGCGAGATCGACGGCGTGCGCCAGCGTGAGGACCGGGACCGCAAGCTCCTGGAGGGCGGCACCGTCGACGCCAAGCAACTCACCGAACTTCAGCACGAGCTCGAGACCCTGCAGCGCCGGCAGGCCAGCCTCGAAGACTCGCTGCTGGAGGTGATGGAGCGGCGGGAGGAACTCGCGGCCGACCAGGACCGCGAGCTGGCCGGCATCGACGACCTGCAGACCGCGCTGACCGACGCGCAGCAGTCGTGTGACAGCGCGCGCACCCACCTGTCCCAGCTCAAGCACCAGCGCGTTTCGCGGCGTGAGGAACTCGTAGCCGCCATCGACGAGGCGCTGGTGTCGCTCTACGAGCGTCAGCGGGCGCGCGGCGGAGTGGGCGCCGGGCAGTTGCAGGGACGACGGTGCGGTGCGTGCCGCATCGAGATCGACAAGGGCGAGCTGGCGCGGATCGCCGCCGCAGCCGACGACGAGGTGCTGCGCTGCCCTGAGTGCAACGCGATCCTGTTGCGTGTGAAGGAAACCGGCGCGTGA
- a CDS encoding bifunctional RNase H/acid phosphatase — protein sequence MKVIVECDGGSRGNPGPAGYGAVVWSADRGEVLAEVKEAIGRASNNVAEYRGLIAGLEAAADVGATEVEVCLDSKLVVEQMAGRWRVKHPDLAPLYQQARERAQTFERVTYTWVPRARNAHADALANQAMDAAAGVEDDDPVPAETSTPSTQVVTNPAGWTGARGAPTRLFLLRHGQTPLSVERRYSGRGNPALTDLGNRQADAAARYLGQSGGIDAVVSSPLQRAHDTAKAAAKALGLDVEIDDDLIETDFGSWEGLTFREASERDPELHLRWLRDTAVPPPGGESFDAVASRVARAQQRIIAERPGQTVLVVSHVTPIKTLLRLALDAGSTILYRLHLDLASLSIAEFYPDGAASVRLVNQTSYL from the coding sequence GTGAAGGTGATCGTCGAGTGCGACGGCGGCTCGCGCGGCAACCCCGGCCCGGCCGGATACGGCGCGGTCGTGTGGTCGGCGGATCGCGGTGAGGTGCTGGCCGAGGTCAAAGAGGCGATCGGGCGCGCCTCGAACAACGTCGCCGAATACCGCGGGCTGATCGCGGGTCTCGAGGCCGCGGCGGACGTAGGTGCCACCGAGGTCGAGGTGTGCTTGGACTCGAAGCTGGTGGTCGAGCAGATGGCCGGGCGCTGGCGGGTCAAGCACCCCGACCTCGCCCCGCTGTACCAACAGGCCCGTGAGCGCGCGCAGACGTTCGAGCGTGTCACCTACACCTGGGTGCCGCGCGCCCGGAACGCCCACGCCGACGCGCTGGCCAACCAGGCGATGGACGCAGCCGCCGGCGTCGAGGACGACGATCCTGTGCCGGCCGAAACATCAACGCCCTCAACGCAGGTGGTCACGAATCCGGCGGGCTGGACAGGCGCCCGAGGAGCGCCGACGCGGCTGTTCCTGCTCCGGCACGGGCAGACGCCACTGTCGGTCGAACGCCGTTACTCCGGGCGCGGCAATCCCGCCCTGACCGATCTGGGCAACCGGCAGGCCGACGCGGCGGCCCGCTACCTCGGACAATCCGGTGGTATCGACGCCGTGGTGTCCTCGCCGCTGCAACGCGCGCACGACACCGCCAAGGCGGCCGCGAAGGCCCTCGGTCTCGACGTCGAGATCGACGACGACCTGATCGAGACCGACTTCGGCTCGTGGGAGGGGCTGACGTTCCGCGAGGCGTCCGAACGCGACCCCGAACTGCACCTGCGATGGCTGCGCGACACCGCCGTACCGCCTCCTGGCGGAGAGAGCTTCGACGCGGTGGCCTCCCGTGTCGCCCGCGCGCAGCAGCGCATCATCGCCGAACGCCCCGGCCAGACGGTGCTCGTCGTGTCCCATGTGACGCCGATCAAGACGCTGCTGCGCCTCGCACTCGACGCCGGTTCGACGATCCTGTACCGACTGCATCTCGACCTGGCCTCGCTGTCGATCGCGGAGTTCTATCCCGACGGCGCGGCCTCGGTGCGACTGGTCAATCAGACGTCCTATTTGTGA
- a CDS encoding helix-turn-helix domain-containing protein: MQANDDDGVDARVRRRLRELRLQRGMTLDDVASRSNIDVSTLSRLESGKRRLALDHLPRLAAALSVSADELLRAPEVEDPRVRGGAHTRNQITFWPLTGQGPAGGLHAYKIRVSARRRTPPPQLPVHEGHDWMYVLSGRMRLMLGERDFTIKPGEAVEFSTWTPHWFGVVDGPVEAIALFGVHGERVHLHTDHK; encoded by the coding sequence ATGCAGGCAAATGACGACGACGGTGTCGACGCCCGGGTGCGGCGCCGACTACGGGAACTGCGGCTGCAGCGCGGCATGACGCTCGATGATGTGGCGAGCCGATCCAACATCGATGTGTCCACGCTGAGCCGGCTGGAATCGGGCAAGCGGCGGCTGGCCCTCGACCATCTCCCCCGGCTGGCCGCCGCCCTGTCGGTGAGTGCCGACGAACTGCTGCGCGCCCCGGAGGTGGAGGACCCGCGGGTCCGCGGCGGCGCGCACACCCGTAACCAGATCACGTTCTGGCCGTTGACCGGTCAGGGCCCGGCGGGCGGGTTACACGCCTACAAGATCCGCGTCAGCGCCCGCCGGCGCACACCGCCGCCGCAGTTGCCCGTCCACGAGGGCCACGACTGGATGTACGTGCTGTCGGGCAGGATGCGGCTGATGCTGGGTGAGCGTGACTTCACCATCAAACCCGGTGAGGCCGTGGAGTTCTCGACGTGGACGCCACACTGGTTCGGGGTCGTCGACGGCCCGGTCGAGGCGATCGCGCTGTTCGGCGTGCACGGCGAACGCGTGCACCTGCACACCGATCACAAATAG
- a CDS encoding NAD(P)/FAD-dependent oxidoreductase — MSERWDCVVVGGGAAGLSAALVLGRARKRTLVVDAGAQSNRAAHGIGGLLGFDGVQPAELYARGRDELARYQSVQVRDGEVADVTAHEGGFTIAMSDGGSERTRRVLLATGMRYQAPAVPGLDAFWGRSVFHCPFCHGWEVRDQPLAVLAAGERGVHMASLLSGWSKDVVLLTDGPAGLADADRKHLAAAGIPVDERGVAGVSGADGELEAVVFADGTSLARRGLLVAGTLHQRTGLARALGVAFAAPGPVSAEAISVDALWRTSVPGVYAAGDVCAQMPQVAAAIAAGSGAAVSIVGSLTEEDR, encoded by the coding sequence ATGAGTGAGCGATGGGATTGCGTGGTCGTCGGTGGTGGAGCCGCGGGACTGAGTGCGGCGCTGGTGCTGGGCCGAGCGCGGAAGCGGACACTGGTCGTCGACGCCGGTGCGCAGAGCAACAGGGCCGCGCACGGCATCGGCGGCCTTCTCGGTTTCGACGGTGTTCAGCCGGCGGAGCTCTATGCCCGAGGCCGCGACGAACTGGCGCGCTATCAGTCGGTCCAGGTGCGCGACGGCGAGGTAGCCGACGTCACCGCGCACGAGGGTGGATTCACGATCGCGATGTCGGACGGCGGATCCGAGCGCACCCGTAGGGTGCTGCTCGCGACGGGCATGCGGTATCAAGCCCCAGCCGTGCCGGGCCTCGACGCGTTCTGGGGCCGTTCGGTGTTCCACTGCCCGTTCTGCCACGGCTGGGAGGTGCGCGATCAGCCTTTGGCGGTCCTCGCGGCGGGGGAGCGGGGTGTGCACATGGCGTCGCTGTTGAGCGGGTGGAGTAAGGACGTGGTGCTGCTGACCGACGGTCCCGCCGGCCTGGCCGACGCGGACCGTAAGCACCTTGCCGCGGCCGGGATTCCGGTGGACGAGCGTGGGGTTGCGGGCGTGTCGGGCGCTGACGGAGAACTGGAGGCAGTGGTGTTCGCCGATGGGACCAGCCTGGCCCGCCGAGGGTTGCTGGTGGCAGGCACGTTGCATCAACGCACCGGACTGGCTCGGGCACTGGGCGTGGCGTTCGCCGCGCCGGGACCCGTTTCCGCCGAGGCGATCTCGGTGGATGCGCTGTGGCGCACTTCGGTGCCAGGAGTGTATGCCGCGGGCGATGTGTGTGCGCAGATGCCGCAGGTGGCTGCGGCCATCGCGGCGGGTTCGGGCGCCGCGGTGTCGATTGTCGGAAGTCTGACGGAGGAGGATCGGTGA
- a CDS encoding class I SAM-dependent methyltransferase, which yields MTESEKAHWEARYAERERIWSGRVNPWLAEVAGALPPGRALDLGCGEGADVLWLAESGWRAVGVDISDTALARAGAEADRRGVTDRVNFRQINLSDQFPDGTFDLVSAQFLQSLVRLDRESMFTAAARAVAPGGILLIVDHGAAPPWAPPHIHDHVFPTIDEVLAGIDLEPGQWERLRADALERDAVGPDGQQAVLIDNVIVLRRAASG from the coding sequence GTGACGGAATCGGAGAAGGCGCACTGGGAAGCCAGATACGCCGAACGGGAACGGATCTGGAGCGGCCGGGTGAATCCGTGGCTGGCCGAGGTGGCGGGTGCGCTACCGCCCGGCCGGGCGTTGGATCTCGGCTGCGGCGAGGGTGCCGACGTGCTGTGGCTCGCCGAAAGTGGTTGGCGCGCTGTCGGAGTGGACATCTCCGATACCGCGCTGGCGCGCGCGGGTGCCGAGGCCGACCGTCGTGGCGTCACCGACCGGGTGAACTTCCGACAGATCAATCTGTCCGACCAGTTCCCCGACGGTACGTTCGACCTGGTGTCGGCTCAGTTCCTGCAGTCGCTGGTGCGGTTGGACCGTGAGAGCATGTTCACCGCCGCGGCCCGCGCCGTCGCGCCGGGCGGCATCCTGCTGATCGTCGACCACGGCGCCGCGCCGCCGTGGGCGCCGCCGCACATCCACGACCACGTGTTCCCGACCATCGACGAGGTCCTCGCGGGGATCGACCTCGAGCCGGGGCAGTGGGAACGGCTGCGAGCCGACGCCCTCGAACGTGACGCGGTCGGTCCTGACGGTCAACAGGCGGTGCTGATCGACAACGTCATCGTGCTGCGACGCGCGGCTTCGGGCTGA